One region of Rattus norvegicus strain BN/NHsdMcwi chromosome 13, GRCr8, whole genome shotgun sequence genomic DNA includes:
- the Snrpe gene encoding small nuclear ribonucleoprotein E isoform X4 has translation MFSLIAVVHRTLSSDTCKMYRSRIQVWLYEQVNMRIEGCIIGFDEYMNLVLDDAEEIHSKTKSRKQLGRIMLKGDNITLLQSVSN, from the exons ATGTTTTCCTTGATCGCTGTGGTACACAGAACCTTATCTTCAGATACTTGCAAAATGTAC agaTCTCGAATTCAGGTGTGGCTGTATGAACAAGTGAATATGCGGATAGAGGGTTGTATTATT GGCTTTGATGAGTACATGAACCTCGTATTAGATGATGCAGAAGaaattcattctaaaacaaagtcAAGAAAACAACTGG GTCGGATCATGCTCAAAGGAGATAATATTACTCTGCTCCAAAGCGTTTCCAACTAG
- the Snrpe gene encoding small nuclear ribonucleoprotein E isoform X6, producing MYRSRIQVWLYEQVNMRIEGCIIGFDEYMNLVLDDAEEIHSKTKSRKQLGRIMLKGDNITLLQSVSN from the exons ATGTAC agaTCTCGAATTCAGGTGTGGCTGTATGAACAAGTGAATATGCGGATAGAGGGTTGTATTATT GGCTTTGATGAGTACATGAACCTCGTATTAGATGATGCAGAAGaaattcattctaaaacaaagtcAAGAAAACAACTGG GTCGGATCATGCTCAAAGGAGATAATATTACTCTGCTCCAAAGCGTTTCCAACTAG
- the Snrpe gene encoding small nuclear ribonucleoprotein E isoform X3, with amino-acid sequence MAYRGQGQKVQKNLIFRYLQNRSRIQVWLYEQVNMRIEGCIIGFDEYMNLVLDDAEEIHSKTKSRKQLGRIMLKGDNITLLQSVSN; translated from the exons ATGGCGTACCGCGGCCAGGGCCAGAAGGTGCAGAAG AACCTTATCTTCAGATACTTGCAAAAT agaTCTCGAATTCAGGTGTGGCTGTATGAACAAGTGAATATGCGGATAGAGGGTTGTATTATT GGCTTTGATGAGTACATGAACCTCGTATTAGATGATGCAGAAGaaattcattctaaaacaaagtcAAGAAAACAACTGG GTCGGATCATGCTCAAAGGAGATAATATTACTCTGCTCCAAAGCGTTTCCAACTAG
- the Snrpe gene encoding small nuclear ribonucleoprotein E isoform X2 translates to MAYRGQGQKVQKVMVQPINLIFRYLQNRSRIQVWLYEQVNMRIEGCIIGFDEYMNLVLDDAEEIHSKTKSRKQLGRIMLKGDNITLLQSVSN, encoded by the exons ATGGCGTACCGCGGCCAGGGCCAGAAGGTGCAGAAGGTGATGGTGCAGCCCATC AACCTTATCTTCAGATACTTGCAAAAT agaTCTCGAATTCAGGTGTGGCTGTATGAACAAGTGAATATGCGGATAGAGGGTTGTATTATT GGCTTTGATGAGTACATGAACCTCGTATTAGATGATGCAGAAGaaattcattctaaaacaaagtcAAGAAAACAACTGG GTCGGATCATGCTCAAAGGAGATAATATTACTCTGCTCCAAAGCGTTTCCAACTAG
- the Snrpe gene encoding small nuclear ribonucleoprotein E isoform X5, whose amino-acid sequence MAYRGQGQKVQKRSRIQVWLYEQVNMRIEGCIIGFDEYMNLVLDDAEEIHSKTKSRKQLGRIMLKGDNITLLQSVSN is encoded by the exons ATGGCGTACCGCGGCCAGGGCCAGAAGGTGCAGAAG agaTCTCGAATTCAGGTGTGGCTGTATGAACAAGTGAATATGCGGATAGAGGGTTGTATTATT GGCTTTGATGAGTACATGAACCTCGTATTAGATGATGCAGAAGaaattcattctaaaacaaagtcAAGAAAACAACTGG GTCGGATCATGCTCAAAGGAGATAATATTACTCTGCTCCAAAGCGTTTCCAACTAG
- the Snrpe gene encoding small nuclear ribonucleoprotein E isoform X1 has translation MAYRGQGQKVQKVMVQPINLIFRYLQNRSRIQVWLYEQVNMRIEGCIIVGSCSKEIILLCSKAFPTSSGQAWERLRRGSGAAGDYIYSSCFTCTFSLG, from the exons ATGGCGTACCGCGGCCAGGGCCAGAAGGTGCAGAAGGTGATGGTGCAGCCCATC AACCTTATCTTCAGATACTTGCAAAAT agaTCTCGAATTCAGGTGTGGCTGTATGAACAAGTGAATATGCGGATAGAGGGTTGTATTATT GTCGGATCATGCTCAAAGGAGATAATATTACTCTGCTCCAAAGCGTTTCCAACTAGCAGTGGCCAAGCATGGGAGAGGTTGAGAAGGGGCTCAGGGGCTGCTGGTGACTACATTTACTCATCCTGTTTCACTTGTACATTCTCATTGGGGTAA